AGAAGGGGGGTAGAGGAACTTGTTAGCAAGCTGAAGAACATACAGGGGATAAAAGAGGTCGACATGACAACAAACGGCTGGTACTTGTCAGATATGGCCCAGGTGCTGAAAAAGGCAGGGCTCGATGGTGTAACTGTCAGCCTTCACAGTCTGAAAAGAGAAAGATTCTCAGAAATCTCCGGGATAGATGCTCTTGACAGAGTGCTGCTCGGGATAGAAAAGGCAAGGGAAGTCGGGCTCAGGCCGCTGAAGATAAACACGGTGGCAATAAGGGGATACAACGAAGATGAAATAATAGAACTTGTCAATTTTGCAAGAGAGAGGGGGATTTCAATCAGGTTCATAGAATTCATGCCGCTAGACGGGCTTGGCACATGGTCGACCAAGAAGCTTCTCAGCGGGGCTGAGATACTGAATGTGATATCTTCATATTACAGGATGCAACCTGTAGGCAGAGAGAAGGGTGCAACCGCTTCTCTCTGGAAGTTTGAAGACGGAAAAGGTGAAGTAGGGTTGATCACCCCGATGACAGAACCCTTCTGTGATGATTGTGATAGGATAAGGCTTACTGCTGATGGCAAGATTCTTACCTGCCTGTTCGATACAAACTATTACGATGTGAAGAGCCTGTTGAGGCAGAAAGCTTCCGATGAGGATATCGCAAAATACGTCAGAGAAGTAGTTTACAGAAAGCCAGCAGGAGTAGCCTACATGCCGTGGGTAAAACAGTCTTGGGAGAAGCCAAGGGCGATGCACGCGATAGGTGGCTGAGGTTGGTAAAAGCCAGGAAGATAAAGGTTAAAGTGCTATTCTGGGCACAGGCCAGGGAAATAGCGGGGACAGGTGAAGAGTATTACCAGCTGGGCTATAACAGCAAAATTGAGGAGCTGATAGAAGAGATACTTAAGAAGCATCCTGGCCTAGGCAATATGAAGACCTCTGTCAGAGTGGCAATAAACGGCGAAATGTCTTCAGGGTCTCCTAAACTTAAAGATGGAGACGTGATAGCTCTTCTTCCTCCCTTTGCAGGGGGATAATTCCTGAATCTTTCAACTCCATATTTTGAGAGAATTTAATTAACATATCTTCTCGCCGGTCTGGATTTGAGGTAGGCGGTGGCTTTTGGAGTACAAGTGGGTAGCTCTGTCAAATACGACGATAGGAACTCTGATGTCGTCCCTTGACTCCAACATAGTTGTGATAGCTCTGCCTACCATAGACAGAGAACTCCCGGGAACAAATTTTCTGTACCTTCTCTGGATACTTCTTGGATATCAGCTTGTAACGGCATCTGTTCTGGTAAATTTCGGAAGACTGTCTGACATGTATGGTAGAGTGAAGCTGTACAACCTGGGGTTTGCAGTCTTCACCGCTTCTTCAGCATTGTGTAGTATTTCTCAAAACGGGCTTGAGCTTGTTGTATTCAGAATGTTGCAGGGAGTGGGCGCAGCATTTCTCTTCAGCAACAGTGCTGCTATAATCACGGATGCCTTCCCTCCCACTGAAAGGGGGAAAGCACTTGGTATAAATCAGGTTACAATAGTAGCAGGCAGCATAACGGGTCTGGTCTTCGGGGGCTTCCTGACTTCTGTAGCAGGCTGGAGGTCCATATTCTGGGTTAACGTGCCGATAGGAATATTCGCAACGGTCTGGTCGCACTTCAAACTTAAAGAATTAGGTCAGATAGGAAAAGAGAAGCAGCTGGATGTAAAAGGTAATATATCATTCGTTGCTTCAATAGCGCTGATTCTTGCTGCGATAACTTTTCATTCGATAGGCGCGATGAACTTAGAATACTCAACGCTTATGGCTTCGGCAGGTCTGCTCTTTCTTGCTTTGTTCATACATATAGAGAGAAATTCTAGATACCCTATGTTTAGGCTTTCTCTTTTCAGGAACAGGCAGCTGACAGCTGCAAGCATAGCGATATTCCTGAATGCTCTGGCCAGGGGTGCCACTACACTTGTTCTCGTCCTTTACCTGCAGGGGCCGAGCATGGGTCTGGACCCTCTGACAGCAGGCCTCTACCTTATCCCTACAA
This Conexivisphaerales archaeon DNA region includes the following protein-coding sequences:
- a CDS encoding MoaD/ThiS family protein, yielding MVKARKIKVKVLFWAQAREIAGTGEEYYQLGYNSKIEELIEEILKKHPGLGNMKTSVRVAINGEMSSGSPKLKDGDVIALLPPFAGG
- the moaA gene encoding GTP 3',8-cyclase MoaA, producing the protein MLVDRMGRVAKKVRISLTDRCNFACLFCMPNKKEVKWLPRQEILSFEEITRLTRILATLGVEKVRLTGGEPLLRRGVEELVSKLKNIQGIKEVDMTTNGWYLSDMAQVLKKAGLDGVTVSLHSLKRERFSEISGIDALDRVLLGIEKAREVGLRPLKINTVAIRGYNEDEIIELVNFARERGISIRFIEFMPLDGLGTWSTKKLLSGAEILNVISSYYRMQPVGREKGATASLWKFEDGKGEVGLITPMTEPFCDDCDRIRLTADGKILTCLFDTNYYDVKSLLRQKASDEDIAKYVREVVYRKPAGVAYMPWVKQSWEKPRAMHAIGG
- a CDS encoding MFS transporter, producing the protein MEYKWVALSNTTIGTLMSSLDSNIVVIALPTIDRELPGTNFLYLLWILLGYQLVTASVLVNFGRLSDMYGRVKLYNLGFAVFTASSALCSISQNGLELVVFRMLQGVGAAFLFSNSAAIITDAFPPTERGKALGINQVTIVAGSITGLVFGGFLTSVAGWRSIFWVNVPIGIFATVWSHFKLKELGQIGKEKQLDVKGNISFVASIALILAAITFHSIGAMNLEYSTLMASAGLLFLALFIHIERNSRYPMFRLSLFRNRQLTAASIAIFLNALARGATTLVLVLYLQGPSMGLDPLTAGLYLIPTSISLAAFGPVSGWLSDKYGARGLATLGLLVSSIGFIMLAQLGPTTTPGQLLIPLVLVGAGMGLFASPNRASMMNAVAPEVRGITAGMGTTLVNVGSTFSLGIAFSFVTASVPSQDLQKIFLGTGGVHDAPWLASFIQSVHLVFYVSTLFLLAAIIPSLMRGGKKSSGAAT